The Leptospira mtsangambouensis genomic sequence ATCATTAAAAAAAACAATCGGTATACAAAAGAAATCGATTCCGTAACGGTTTCAAACCGAATCGCAGAAATCTATTACACTAAAGATTTTTTTGAAGAGGCTTTTTTTCATTATTTAGATACCCTTCAGGCAGACCGTTCGAATCCCATTGCCTGCCTTCGGTTGGGGTTTATGGCCCTCGGACAAAAAGAATTTAAAATTGCAGACCATTTTTTCTCAAGGATCCCGGAAGAAAAAATCAATCTCTCCTCTTACTTCATTGCACGTGGTGTGATCTCCGGTGTGACAGGAGGGGGAAAGGAAAGGGAATACTTTGAAAAGGCATACAAATTAGAGAAGTCTCCTGTTTCTGGATTTTTATATGCCTTATCTTTATCGCGGGAGAACAAACATAAAGATGCTGTGAAAACGGCTGTGGCCATCAGCGAACAGATCGAAGATGAATTTGTACGTTTTACTCTCTTCCAGTTTTTAATGACAGAAGCCATCCTCATGCAAAACTTTCCAGAGGCATTAAAGTATGGGCGTTTGTGTTTGGAAATGGCAAGGCTCAATGCTTGGCCGAGTGAGATCATCGAAACAAGCATTCACTTTGCAATGATTACTGTGTATATGGGAAGGTTTGATGATGCGTCCGAATATTTGATTGAAGCGGAGGCAGAGCGGTTGGATGATCCCGACGTTGTGGCCCTTGCCAATTTAAAATTTAGGTTGGAGCGGGGAACAGGGACTGTTGAATCATTAACTCATGAATATGATCTATCGCGGGAACTCAATTTATTATCTGTAAACTTATTTCCTAACTCTAGATACTTTGAACTAAGTGGAATGCGTTCTTCCAAACCATTCAATATCAAAGGGATGGTGGATGATGCGGGTAAAAAACTAACATCCAAGTTGGATATGCTCGGTCTCGATAAGTTTGAAAAGTTCATTAGCCTTCCTGGAACCAATTTTAAAAACCAAGCCACTCGTATGGTCATGAGTATGGGGTATCGAGTCACAAAAGAAATGTCGAACCCTGAAGCAGACGGTGTGAATTTACTTGCCTCTTCCAAAGAAGATGTAAACAAAAGAGCACTTTTCCGTGTACGTAAATGGAAAGATGCAAAAGTTTCCGATGTTTTTTTACGTGAGATGACAAACCAAATGGAAGAGTTGGGTGCCACCAAAGGATATGTGATTGGTAATTTTGATGTCACGGAAGGAGGGAAAAAAATCATCGCAGCGAGTAATGGTGCCCTCGAGATGTACAGTGGGGATCTATTCGAGGACCTTCTCAACAAAACAATGTGATGAAATTTCAAAACCTACGTATTTCTTTTTTTGTTTTATTCTTATTTGTTTTCCATCATTGCCAAATCCAAACAAGTGGAAGCGAACCAAGTGATGGAAAATCCAATCCGCAAAAAGAAACCAAAGATCTAAATTCTTCTACAAATCCAGAAAAGAAAGAACTCATTTGTCCCATACCTTTAGTTTTAGGTAAAATTTATGGAACTTCCATTTCCAAATTTGACCAAACTGTCATTTTTTCCGAATTAAGAATTTTACTTTCTGATCTTTGTGAAAGGAAATTCCACCACCTCATCTCTCTCGTTCATCCTAGCAAAGGTTTGTATGTTGATGCCAAAGGGTATTGGTCTGTCGAGGAAGTGAAAAATGACCTAAACGATCCATACGGATATTTTCAGGTTTATTATTTTGACCAAGAGAAGTTGGATCAAAAAAAAGGAAGTTTCGGAAATTTGACTGTTCGTGATGTATTTTCTTTCGCCAAACAAGTAGTAGTTGATATTTTTGTAAGTTCTAGTGAAGAGGTGGAGGTTAAATTTCGGTTTGAGGAAAATCCAAAACTGGAACGATATTTAATTAATCCAAGTTTTATCAAAGTGGAGGGACATTGGTATCTCCTCCGAATGTTTTGAGTTATCTGGTTCCAGTAATCACTTGTTTTACTATCTCTGATGCGGTTGCGAGTGGATTTATTTTTTTGACATCGGACACTTGTTTTGTGGCTGTTTTTTCATCAAATCCAAGTTGGATGAGGGCAAGTGTTGCCAGATCTGTTTCTCTGTCTTCTGGATCTGTTTTTGCAGATTCATCACTTAAAAAGATTTCTAGTTTTTTTAGGTTTTGTTTGATTTCAAAAAGAATTTTTTCTGAGGTTTTACCTTTTACTTTTGGAATTTTTTCCAAAGTTTTTCTGTCATCTTCTTTGGCAATTTTGTACAAATCGTCTGCTTGAAAAAAAGATAAAATTTTTAAGGCAGTGAGTTCTCCAATTCCATGCAAAGATTTGATGAGTTGGAAAAGTTCCCTGTCTTTTCTTGTTGAAAATCCAAACAAACGTTCTCCTCTGTCTGTGATGGAATGAAAGATATGTAAAAAAATCTCTTCTTTCATTTTGTCCTTACATTCTAAATGTAAAGGAAAAGGAATATGGATTTCGTATCCGACACCTGCTACATCAAGGACCAGGTGATCCATTTCTAATTGAATTAATTTCCCACGTAAACTTGCAATCATCGTATCGGTTCCGCTTCCAAATTCTAGGAATCTATCTCTTTGGCGACAACTCTTTTGTTTTCTATCCTAGGTATAAGGGACATCTGTGTGATTGAGGTTCTCCTTTGTCTGGTTTTACAAAGAAAAGGAGGTTGAATTTTTGTATCCATCTTGTAAAACCAATGAGGTGAAACGAATCCGGTTATCAAAAAATCCTACTCTGGCACAGTATCTCACTTTGGCAGATTTATTTAAAAATTTACCGCATACGGTTCTTCGGGAAATGAAGGACCAAACAGTTCGGGAATATTTAGTAGGGGGCGAGATCTTATTCGAAGAAAACTCTGAAGGGAATGATTTATATATTTTGGCTGCAGGCAAACTTCGTTATGAAAAACGAGGTGCTGACGGGTCCATTCGTGACGTTGGTGAATTCAAACGACTTGATATCATTGGAGAACTAAGTTTGTTCACTGGAGAAAAACGTTCTGCCACAGTGAAAGCAATTCGCGATTCCGAACTGCTTCGAGTTCCAAGAGATGTGGCTTTGTCCATTTTACTCAAATACCCTGAGAGTCTTTTGCAAATCACAAAAATCATCGCCGAACGTTTGGCGAATGCAAAAAAAGAAAATCAGGAATTTGTTCCGCTTTCTCGAACCTTTTCTATTTTAACAGCTCTTCCAAAAAATTCCTTGGATGAAATCATTCATAAAATTGGTCTAGTATTCCTAAGGTACGGATCTTTTTGTGTTGTAGATGAAAAGGTATTTTTAGACCGAACAAGCGAATTGCAGTCGTTAGATGAAAAAGACAGAGAACCTTGGATCATCCGTTTTTTTTCTCAAATGGAAGCAGAATATGATTTTGTTTTTTACCTCTTAGAAGACAAAAAAGAATTCACTACTTGGTCGGAGAGAGCACTTCGTCAATCTGATTCTATTTTATTCATCAAAGAAGCAACGGCAGATCCAAACTGCATTCAGTTAGAATCTCTTCTCGATAAAAAACAAATCAAAGAAAGAAACCAAATTCTCGTCCTTCTCCAACCGAACGCAGTGGATGTGGTTCCAGGCACCATCAAACATTTACAAAAAAGAAAGTTCCAACGCCACTACCATGTGCATTTTGACCGCTTGGATACCTGGGAAAGATTGGGAAGGGGTTTACTTGGAAAATCCATTGGCCTAGCCCTGGGAGGTGGTGGTGCCAAAGGATTTGCTCATTTAGGTGTTTTGCGGGCGTTAGAAGAAAACAAAACTCCTATCGATATGGTTTCAGGAACTAGCGCTGGAGCTATTTTTTCTGCTCTCATTGCGATGGGCGAAACGAGTAAAGGCAGTGAAGAAAAAGCAAAGGCATTTTGGATCTCCAAAGACTTGTTAAATGAATATACAATTCCTGTTTTATCACTGACCACAGGTAAAAAATATACGGAAGCCATTCGGCAATTTTTTGGATCCATCCAAATCGAAGATTTATGGATTCCTTATTTTGCCATTGCAACTGATTTATCACATTCAGAAATTCATGTCTTTGACAAAGGAGATTTATGGAAGGCAATTCGAGCAAGCACCTCCATTCCCGGAGTGGTCCCTCCTTTTATTGATGAGGGAGTTGTGTATGTCGATGGAGGAGTGCTTGATAATGTTCCAGGAATTGCCCTGAAAGAACGAGGTGTGGGAAAGATCATTTCTGTAGATGTTTTTGGTGATATTTATCCTGACCAAGACCGGGAATTATCTTCTTATTTTGATAAAACAAATCCAGGGGTGATGACAAATCCTCTGACCCAAATGACTAACTTAATTAACTTTAATGAAATTTTAAGACCCAAGTTTCCACCCATTGGGGACATTATCATTCGATCTATCTTGGCTTCGAGTAGGGATCGGATCCGACAAACAGAAAAGATATCAGATTTGTTTTTGCAAATTCCAACGAATAACTTTGGACTTTTGGATTGGTTTGCTTATGAACGTCTCATTGAACTGGGATATGTATCTTCTGTTGATAAAATCATTAGGAGTCGGGAGAAATTTTTAAATCCTACTTTACAATCAATTCTTTAGGTTATCATAGAAAGTATGTCTTTGCATCGTTACTTTCCTTTGGTTTTTCTTCTTTGTTTTTTTACTTTTGGACAAAGACCTTCTCTTTGGGCACAAAACTTGGATTCCTTGGTGGAATCCGTTTATAATAAACAAGAATCCCTTCTGATTCGTAATGAAATACGCAAACGTTTAGGAGATCGTGCCAACGAACCTTCCATCAAAGAAATTGTAAAATCCTTACGAGTTTGGGCAGCATTTGAGTCAATGCCCGCTTCGGAATTTGCAGAGGAGGTCGAAAGGTTTGTCATTTTAAAAGATTATGGTTTGAATTGGGAAGAAACAGAAGAATTGATTCCTTACTTTATCACAGCCAAACCAAACAAAAAAGACATTCCTTACTTGGGTAAGTTTTTCAAAGAGATGGCCCTTTCCAAAGTTTCGGAAGAAACAGTTTTCGAAATCTTAAGACTTGCTAAATCTAAAGAATGGAGTGGTGCCTCCGTTCTTGTTGCAGGAAGATTGGTTGTATTATCACAAAAAAAAGAATCCAATTCTTTTCTCACACTCAAACGTTTGGAACCAGTTCTTCCGAAACAATTTGAAAATTTAAGTGAAGAGAAAAAATCAAAGTTTTTTAAAGACTGGCATTCACTTTCATTAGGAAAGATTGAGGAAACACACTGGGAGACCATCAAAACAGATACCATTCAATTGAGTTCCAAACAAATGGAAAAAGAAAACTTTCAAACTTCAGAAAGACGAACTGAAATTATATGGAATGAACAAGGAGAATGGGTCACAAAAGAACGTCCTAAACTTGATCCCAATCTTATTTTTTTAGAAGAACAAACAGTCACTTTGCCACAAGTAGGAAGCGGTGATAAGGATAAACGTAAGTTAGTGGATCCAGTGGGTCGCCAGTGGATTGGAACACCCTATCTTTACGGTGGGTATTCAAAACGAGGTGTTGACTGTTCTGGTTTGACCAAGTCGATTCTTACCGATCCAAAAATTGGAATGAATGAGAGGATGATCCCAAGGTCTGCCAGAGACCAAGCGCAGATTGGAAAGTCTGTTTCAAGGGATGGACAACAAATTGGAAATTTAGTATTTTTCTCCGCATCACCAAATACAAGTAAAATTACACATGTAGGAATGGTTTTGGACAATGATAATTTTATTCATGCATCGACTAGCAGAGGTGTGGTGATCCAATCCTTAAATGAAAAATGGTGGAAGGAGAGGTATGTGACAGGTCGAGATATTTTTACGGTAGGGAAATAGGATGGGAAAAAGAGCACTTGTATTGTCTGGAGGAGGGGCTAGAGGAGCCTACCAGGCAGGGGTTTTGCGGTATTTAGAAGAAATTCACTGGAAACCCGATATCATTTGTGGAACATCCGTTGGTGCTATCAATGCATGTGCCATTGGTTCTGGAATGAATTCTAGTCGATTGTCTGAATTATGGCTTCGGCTAAACCAAAAAAATATCATGCGTTATTCGATTTGGAATATGTTAAAAGGACTTTTCCGAAAAAAATACTATCCACTTGTGGAAACCTATCCCTTAAAAAAATTCATTCATGAAAATTTAGATTTCACAAAACTCAATGAATCCAAAACGAAAGTAATTATTTCTGCAGTTAATATTCTTAGTTCCGAGCTTAAGTTTTTTGAAAATCCTAACTTACAAATTGAACATATACTTGCCTCCTCTGCCATCCCGATGATTTTTCCATGGCAGATCATTGAGGGAGAACCTTATTGGGACGGAGGAGTGATGGCAAACACTCCCATCTTGCCCGCCCTCACACATGAAGCTTCCGAAATTGTTGTGGTCTTACTTTCACCAGTTGGTGGCATGCGAGTGATGGATGCACCCAAAACAAAAGACGAAGCTTTGGAAAGATTATTTGAATTGTATCTTCTTGGCTCTTACCGAAGTGTTGAACAGGGTTTAGAATATAGAAAATCAGTGATGAAGGGACTTACTCCCATTGAAAATTTTTTATTAGGTTTACGAACCGAATTTAAAAATGCAAAAATTTCAGTAATCGCACCAAAACAAATGTTAGGTTTGGTAAGCATTTTAAATTTTAAAAAAGATCAGGCGGAACTTTTGTTAAAACAAGGTTACGAAGATGCAAAAGATTTTTTTACGAAAAAAGCTTAATTCAAATTTGTGTTTTTGGAAAATTGAGATAGAAGGTGGATCCATTCCCAAGTTCACTTTCTAATTCAATGGACCCATTCATGGCTTCAATTTGGTGTTTGGAGAGGAATAGGCCCATTCCTTTTCCTTCTATGTCTTGGCGCAATCGAAAGTTCATATTGAATAATTTTTGGCCATGTCTTTTGGTGTCAATGCCTGGACCATTATCAGTAATTCCAATTCTTAAAAATTCTTTTGTATCCTGAAAAGAAATTCTAATTTTACAAACTTGGTTTGGGTTGGCATATTTAATTGCGTTGGTGAGGATATTGTTCACAATACTATCAAAATAAGCTTGGAATCCAAGAAGTTGGATTCCCTCTGGAACTTGGTTGGTAAATTCGATTTCTCGGTTGGCTCCATTCTTTAAGAGTAAAATTTGTGCATCGATACTTTCTTTTATCAAAATTTTTGATTTAGGAAGTTCTTTGGTATCCCTTTCAATATTCAGAAGTTCATTGAGATTTCGTATGATTTGATCCAATTGATAAGATGAAGATTCGATAAACCCAAGTAATTCTGGGTTGGAAGGATTTTCCTTTAGCAGTTCTGTCAAACTGATAAGATTGGCAATCGGTGCTCGTAAGTTATGCGATGTAATATATGTATATTCCTTCAATCTTTCATTTTGTTTTTTTGTAATCTGGACTAAAGATTCAAGTTCTCTGTTTTTGGTTAGAAGGAGGTTTTCTTTTTCAAAAAGAGAGTTTTGGATTAATTTTTGATCCTGGATGTTTTGGATGGCTCCATAAAATCCAATACAATGATCCTCTATGAATTTGGGAGTAGCAATGATACGAATCCAGAATTCATTTTCTGAACCTGCCTCGACTAAACATTCTAAATCGAAAGTTTCTTTTGTTTTGATGCAGTGGATTTCTTTTTCTTTTAATATTTTTATAAATTCTTTGGTGCCAAAAAAACTTAAATCAACAGAAAACAAATGGTTTGAAGTTTGGACTAAAATTTCGGTGGCAACTTTTGAGAGGGTAATTTGCCTATTGGTTAAATCATAATCAAAACTTCCTACTTTTGCTAGACGGTTTGTTCTAAGGAGTAACTCTTCCATTCTCTTTCTATCAGAGATGTCTCTCGTTTGTATCACAATTCCATCGTTAGTTGGAATTACCTGGTGAAAGTAATAACCTGGGGCAGCAAAGTTTCCTGGAATTTGGAACTCTTGTTCCATCGGAATTTTTGTTTTGACTACTTTTAAATATTCCTCAAAGAATCCATTCTTTCTGTTCACCGGAAATAGTTGGCAAATTCCCTTTCCTATCAATTCCTCTTTTTTCATCCCCAGTTGTTCTTCTGCTTTTTGATTTACATCGGAAATGATAAAATCTATTATTTCTCCTTCTTTGTTTTTTGATGTTTCTAAAAAGTAAATGGCTTCTAAAGCAGATTCCATTGCGGCGTGATATCTTTGGCTACTGACCAAATATTTTAATTCTGTTTCTTTTTCTGAAGTGATGTCTTTTGCTGCACCAATGATCGAAGTGACTTTTCCCGTTTCGTCTTTGATAGGACGAGTGTAATCGCGTAACCATTTGATTTTTCCTGATTTTGTGCGGAGACGGTATTCCACCACACCTGTTTCTCCTTTCAAAATCTTTGTCATACGTTCTGCAATATTTGTTAAGTCTTCTTTTAAAATGAGATTGAACCAACCACCTAACTTGGTTATTTCTTCAATGGAATAACCTGAAGTTGTCCTTAGTTCTTTTGAACTCCACTCAGCAACCACTTCGCCATTTTCAATTTTCGCTGTATAAATATAATCTGAGGTAAGTTCCGTCACTAATTGCAAACGATCTTCTAAAACCTGAGTTTCTGTAATGTCCCTGGATACACCAACAATTTCATTGATGTTTCCTTTTGCATCGAGGATAGGGTTTTTAACAGTTTCCAAAATTCTTGTGGTTCCGTTTGGTCCAACATTTGGTTCTCGTCTTACATAACTAGTGGTTCCAGTTTCAAAAACCTTTTTGTCTTCTTGGTGATATGCCTTTGTAAATTTTTCATCGTTATAGGTAACATCTTTGATGCCGATTAAGGTTTGTTTTGTGACCCCATAAAAATCGGCGCAGGCCTTGTTTACGTAAGTGACAGTAAAATTTTTGTCCTTACAAAAAACTAAGTCAGAAATTGAATCCAAAATTTGCGAAAAATAGATTTCTCTCTCTTTTGCATAACGTTCTAATTCTTTTGTTTTGGTTTGGTCCGAAAAACTAGCGAGTAAATGTGTAATTTTTCCTTGTTTGTCTTTGGAGCTATAAGCGGAGACAGATATTTCAAAAGTGGATCCATCTTTTCTTTTGGCTCGTAATTCTCCTGTCCATTGGGATTTGGTGAGGATTTCGGATAAAATGAGTTCTGATTTTTCTTTGTCATCGGTGAATGTGAGGGCATTTTTTCCGAGGATTTCGTCTATATTGTCATATCCCCAGAGAGAAAGAAATGCCTGGTTTACAAATTGAAGGTTCCCTTCTAAATCAGAAATGACAATTGCATTTACCGACTGCTCTAAAATGGTATTGATCAGTCTTTGGTCTGTCAGTTCCAATCCCATCTGCAGAAAGATAGGATGTGGATCGATAAGGACAAGTAAAATATAAATTAATTTCTTGAACTAACCATAATGTAAACAGAGTGAGCACTGTATTCGAAAGATTGTGATAGGGAATTAGGATCAATACGAGAATTTCCATATCCCACTTCTCTGATATAAGTGACGGATACTGATGATTTTGACGTCACCCATGAAAACCCTAAACTTAAACCTTTGTTTCTGGAATACTCGTTTCTTGGATTCGTTCCGGATCTTGCTACTTTATAAATGACACTTGCATCTCCGGAATTCATTTGCACTTGGTTTCCGTAAGTATTTTGAAGATACAGGTCAACCGCTGATTCTGTCCAAGAAATTGGTTTGGTATTTGGTTCGTTGGTATAAACTCCAGCTAACACAGAAAAGGTGTCTGCTAGATAGTATTCCATTCCCGCAGCGAAGTTGGTGGTGGACGCTCTTGTTAATTCTCTAATTTCTGTATCGTTGATTGTATAAGTGACTCGTCTTCCAAATGCACTAATTTCATCTTGGTTTCGTCTGGATTTGTAACCAGTTGAATAAATCATATCAAAAGAGGCCAAAAAACGAGAAGTAGGGAAGAAGGCAATTCCAAATCGTAACTCAGATGTTTGGGGGATTGACGTTGTGAGTTTTGGTTTTTGAGTGAGAACTCCGGCTTCGATGGACGAGGCACCATCTCCAGTTCCTTCAATGAAATCAATTGCAGAAGAACCTGGCCTTCTTGTGGAATCCGCATACACTTCGTTGTAAAGTCGATTTCCTCCCATCACAAAGATTCTTCGGTAACTTAGGCCCAAAGATACTTTTTGGATGGGTTGGTATTGGATTCCAAGAACCGGCATAATTCCTGAAGTCCTACGGTTATCTATGTAAGATCGCATTACATAACTTAAATCTGAAAACTGTTGGAATTGGGTTCTTGATACTTCTTTTGTATCATTCATATAATAGAGAGTGGCACCAATCGAGAGTTTGTCGGAAAGTAGGTAGGCGGCACTTGGGCCCACTAGGAGTTGGCTGTATTTTTCTTTTGTATAGTTTCTTGTTGAGTTGATAGACGGAGAAACAAGAGGATAGTTCACTTGGTCCACTCGGTTATAAGAGTAATTATAGGTATTCACAATGGAAAATGCAAATTTCCATCGATCAAAGTTTTTCAATAAACCTATGAAGTTTGGATCAAAACCTTGGTGGGTTTGGTTGTAAACCTGTCCCGGTGTATCGATATTGATATAACTTCTTTTTACATCTTTAAAATTACTGGCAGAGATGGAAATTCCATCATTATAAGTAAATCCAAGTCCAGCAGGATTATAATAGGCACCGGAAGGATCATCGGCGATGGCTGTAAAGGCTCCTCCAAGTCCCGCTGCCCGTTCTCCATAAAATCCTTGGATATTATGGAATGGTTCAGACCCAAAAACAAAACTTGGGAAAAGAATCAAAATACAAAGTGGGAGAATAGAATTTCTAAAGAGTTTGATTTTTAACATATTTGATATTTATTTTTATTTAAATTTGTACTACAGTATTTGCCACTAAAGTGTATTGTTCATTGCCACTTGCATCAATATAGTAGCGCCAAACATCCGCAGATGGAATTTGGTCTGCAGTTCCGTAGAAATCTACGTAATACACTGGGCCGCCACTATTGACATTGTTGAAGAACTCTCCCCATCCAATGTATTCGTCGGGATAAACATTCGGATTGATTCCATTAGGCATAATTACGTAAGCATCATATTCGACAAAACCTGCATCTACTCCGATATTGCCACCCGGTAATGCAATGGAAAAATCAACATATGCATCCCATTCGAATTGATAAGCATTGGCCCCAGTCTCATAAAATTGTCCATAAAGATCATTATCAAAGTAACCTAATTCTTCGTAATCATTGTTGGCTGGTGTAACTATATCGTAATAATCAACGGCAAAATACGCAGTATCTCCGTTGGCATCATAGGTTTCTTCTAGGTAATATTCTTCTTGGTTGGCATTGTCTACGTATTCGGTGGTTACATAACCGCCATAATCATTTGATTTCCCTTTGACGGATGTTGTAATTTTATCGCCGGAATTTGTATCATAAACATTGCTATAACTTAAGGTTACACAATTGTTTGCGTTGGCATTTGTATCTGTATCACATTCTTCGAAAGTGAATCTTGTGGTAGATTTATCTGTGCTACCAGAGCCACTTGTCACTTGTTTGATATTGAGGATGGCTTTGTCTTTTTTCCCATCCATTGTGATATATGTGATGGATGCTTCCACACTCAGTGATATTCCAAAGATTTTCAAAGACCGAGTGATCGAACTAAAAATTTTTGATTTGTTGGATTTAAATTTAATACTTTTTTGAAATCGATTGTTCGCCGGGCAGGGTTGGGGAGTTCCAATGGAATCGGCAAATGAATATTCAATCTCCATGTCATACTCGTTATTCGACAAGTTTCTGTAGACCATGGCAGGGCTAGGAACTGCTTGTCCAATAAAGGGCAGGATTCCTTCATTTTGTAAACTAACAAGTTCTCCTCGTGCTTCGTCAGCGCTTAGTCCGAGTCGTTCGATTCCAGATAAAAAATCATCTTCCATTGATTGAGTGATTCTGATGGTCGAGGCACCTCCAGGTACACAAACACCTGGACTTGCTTTCGCTATAGAGTATGCGCCACTGATAAGGACTAAATCTCTTTTGGAATCTCTTAAAATTTCTGAAACTATCGACGTGCCTTCTGTCAGAAAGGCTTGGCCTGTAAATCCATAATCAAATGTATCTTGGGCAATTCCTTTTGATGCTGAAATGGAACGAATTGATTTTGGCACCTTTCGTAGGGAAGCTCCAAGGCCTGACGATGGTTTACGAATGGATCTTGGAACTGCGACACTTAAATTGGAAGGTAATTCGGAATTGATATTGGAGTTTAGTAAGTTTCTAACAAGAAAGCGAGACACCAAAGCTTCCAAGGAATTACTTTCATCTTTTTCTTTTTTACAACCAATGAAAGTAAAAAAAAGAAGAAAGAATATTAGAAATAGATGATTCATTACGCGTTCATTTCATGAGTGGGAAAGGAAATGTCAATTCTAAAGTCTTCAAGTAAAAAAAGAGTTTCCAAAGGATTCAACCAAATTGATAATTTCTTGAATGAGAGCACTATCTCAAACCGTTTTGTTTCTTTTTTTAGCACAATCGCTTGTCGCGAAGGGCAATGTATACGTACAAAGCACAAAGGCCAAACTTCTTTCTCAACCCAAACTAAGTGCAGATGGTTCTGCTTTGGTTATGGGAGAAGTACTATCTCCTATCAGCGAACAAGGACTTTTTGTTCAAGTGCGGGCCCGTGACCAATTGGGTTGGGTATCAAAGTTATTTGTTTCTCCACTCCCTCCAGGAAACCAAATCAAATTGGGCATTACATCCAATTCATCGGAGGCAGTAGTTGCAAGGCAAAGAGCGTCTGACTTTACAAAGACGGCGGCAGCAAGGGGACTTTCTGAAACACAGAAGA encodes the following:
- a CDS encoding patatin-like phospholipase family protein, which codes for MGKRALVLSGGGARGAYQAGVLRYLEEIHWKPDIICGTSVGAINACAIGSGMNSSRLSELWLRLNQKNIMRYSIWNMLKGLFRKKYYPLVETYPLKKFIHENLDFTKLNESKTKVIISAVNILSSELKFFENPNLQIEHILASSAIPMIFPWQIIEGEPYWDGGVMANTPILPALTHEASEIVVVLLSPVGGMRVMDAPKTKDEALERLFELYLLGSYRSVEQGLEYRKSVMKGLTPIENFLLGLRTEFKNAKISVIAPKQMLGLVSILNFKKDQAELLLKQGYEDAKDFFTKKA
- the ruvA gene encoding Holliday junction branch migration protein RuvA, yielding MIASLRGKLIQLEMDHLVLDVAGVGYEIHIPFPLHLECKDKMKEEIFLHIFHSITDRGERLFGFSTRKDRELFQLIKSLHGIGELTALKILSFFQADDLYKIAKEDDRKTLEKIPKVKGKTSEKILFEIKQNLKKLEIFLSDESAKTDPEDRETDLATLALIQLGFDEKTATKQVSDVKKINPLATASEIVKQVITGTR
- a CDS encoding restriction endonuclease yields the protein MAFFIFVGAAVIMLGFLLTFIVGQRRDSYAKALSLATLGNFLDARALVREKLEEDHQNPYGHYVMAKIYAMENDPLNEAKHLEIIKKNNRYTKEIDSVTVSNRIAEIYYTKDFFEEAFFHYLDTLQADRSNPIACLRLGFMALGQKEFKIADHFFSRIPEEKINLSSYFIARGVISGVTGGGKEREYFEKAYKLEKSPVSGFLYALSLSRENKHKDAVKTAVAISEQIEDEFVRFTLFQFLMTEAILMQNFPEALKYGRLCLEMARLNAWPSEIIETSIHFAMITVYMGRFDDASEYLIEAEAERLDDPDVVALANLKFRLERGTGTVESLTHEYDLSRELNLLSVNLFPNSRYFELSGMRSSKPFNIKGMVDDAGKKLTSKLDMLGLDKFEKFISLPGTNFKNQATRMVMSMGYRVTKEMSNPEADGVNLLASSKEDVNKRALFRVRKWKDAKVSDVFLREMTNQMEELGATKGYVIGNFDVTEGGKKIIAASNGALEMYSGDLFEDLLNKTM
- a CDS encoding patatin-like phospholipase family protein; this encodes MKRIRLSKNPTLAQYLTLADLFKNLPHTVLREMKDQTVREYLVGGEILFEENSEGNDLYILAAGKLRYEKRGADGSIRDVGEFKRLDIIGELSLFTGEKRSATVKAIRDSELLRVPRDVALSILLKYPESLLQITKIIAERLANAKKENQEFVPLSRTFSILTALPKNSLDEIIHKIGLVFLRYGSFCVVDEKVFLDRTSELQSLDEKDREPWIIRFFSQMEAEYDFVFYLLEDKKEFTTWSERALRQSDSILFIKEATADPNCIQLESLLDKKQIKERNQILVLLQPNAVDVVPGTIKHLQKRKFQRHYHVHFDRLDTWERLGRGLLGKSIGLALGGGGAKGFAHLGVLRALEENKTPIDMVSGTSAGAIFSALIAMGETSKGSEEKAKAFWISKDLLNEYTIPVLSLTTGKKYTEAIRQFFGSIQIEDLWIPYFAIATDLSHSEIHVFDKGDLWKAIRASTSIPGVVPPFIDEGVVYVDGGVLDNVPGIALKERGVGKIISVDVFGDIYPDQDRELSSYFDKTNPGVMTNPLTQMTNLINFNEILRPKFPPIGDIIIRSILASSRDRIRQTEKISDLFLQIPTNNFGLLDWFAYERLIELGYVSSVDKIIRSREKFLNPTLQSIL
- a CDS encoding C40 family peptidase, which produces MSLHRYFPLVFLLCFFTFGQRPSLWAQNLDSLVESVYNKQESLLIRNEIRKRLGDRANEPSIKEIVKSLRVWAAFESMPASEFAEEVERFVILKDYGLNWEETEELIPYFITAKPNKKDIPYLGKFFKEMALSKVSEETVFEILRLAKSKEWSGASVLVAGRLVVLSQKKESNSFLTLKRLEPVLPKQFENLSEEKKSKFFKDWHSLSLGKIEETHWETIKTDTIQLSSKQMEKENFQTSERRTEIIWNEQGEWVTKERPKLDPNLIFLEEQTVTLPQVGSGDKDKRKLVDPVGRQWIGTPYLYGGYSKRGVDCSGLTKSILTDPKIGMNERMIPRSARDQAQIGKSVSRDGQQIGNLVFFSASPNTSKITHVGMVLDNDNFIHASTSRGVVIQSLNEKWWKERYVTGRDIFTVGK